Proteins co-encoded in one Arachis hypogaea cultivar Tifrunner chromosome 11, arahy.Tifrunner.gnm2.J5K5, whole genome shotgun sequence genomic window:
- the LOC114924706 gene encoding uncharacterized mitochondrial protein AtMg00810-like, producing MGPHHFFLEIKVNRLENGNLMLTQTKYISDILKKADMENCKGSSTPMTTNLKLTSQDGTKIFSLKSGQTHSKVSEGHKILWLTHVSCAELNITGYSDFDWELEIEDMKFTVGYCVYMGKNLISWSSKKQQCVSKSWTEAEYRGISAVVTKLLWHFKVDLAFVRDHMAKKDIQVHHIPGDVQVANMMTKVVSSTKFHDFCSKLRIREAPILRFRRNKRINELVK from the exons ATGGGTCCCCATCATTTTTTCCTTGAAATTAAAGTAAATCGATTAGAGAATGGTAATTTGATGCTTACACAGACCAAATATATTAGTGATATCCTGAAAAAAGCTGATATGGAGAATTGTAAGGGTTCTTCCACACCCATGACTACAAATCTAAAACTTACTTCTCAAGATG GCACCAAGATATTCTCATTGAAAAGCGGTCAAACGCATTCTAAGGTATCTGAAGGGCACAAAATTCTTTGGCTTACACATGTGTCGTGCGCTGAACTTAACATCACAGGATACTCTGACTTTGATTGGGAATTGGAAATTGAGGATATGAAGTTTACAGTAGGTTATTGTGTTTATATGGGGAAGAACTTGATCTCTTGGAGCTCTAAGAAACAGCAATGCGTATCCAAGTCCTGGACTGAGGCAGAGTATAGAGGCATTAGTGCAGTTGTGACTAAGTTGCTTTGG CATTTTAAAGTTGATCTGGCATTTGTGAGGGACCATATGGCAAAAAAAGATATTCAGGTTCATCATATTCCAGGTGACGTGCAAGTGGCAAACATGATGACTAAGGTTGTTTCATCCACTAAGTTTCATGATTTTTGCAGCAAACTCAGGATTCGGGAAGCTCCAATCCTTCGTTTTAGGAGGAATAAAAGGATAAATGAATTAGTTAAGTGA
- the LOC112723184 gene encoding prefoldin subunit 3-like — MASSSSASGTAVTERRGIPGAQFVEDVQTYLTQSGLDVNSALAFLQERLQQYKLVEMKLLAQQRDLQAKIPDIEKCLDVVGTLQAKKGTGEALLADFEVSEGIYSRACIEETDSVCLWLGANVMLEYSLEEATALLQKNLENARASLEVLITDLEFLRDQVTVTQVTIARVYNWDVHQRRIQQAIATPTSE, encoded by the exons atggCGTCTTCATCATCAGCGTCGGGAACGGCGGTTACGGAGAGGAGAGGGATTCCGGGTGCTCAGTTCGTTGAAGATGTTCAAACTTATCTCACTCAATCTGGTCTTGATGTCAACTCTGCCCTCGCTTTCCTTCAAGAAAG GCTTCAGCAATACAAGTTAGTTGAAATGAAGCTTCTTGCTCAGCAGAGGGATCTTCAG GCAAAGATACCAGATATTGAGAAGTGCTTAGATGTTGTTGGCACATTGCAAGCTAAGAAGGGTACTGGTGAG GCACTGCTTGCTGATTTTGAAGTGTCAGAAGGAATATATTCGCGAGCTTGCATAGAAGAAACTGACTCAGTCTGTTTGTGGCTGGGAGCAAATGTTATGTTGGAATATTCATTGGAGGAG GCTACTGCTCTGTTACAGAAAAACCTGGAAAATGCTAGAGCTAGTTTAGAAGTTCTGATTACTGATCTGGAGTTCTTGAGGGACCAAGTTACAGTAACTCAG GTTACAATTGCTCGCGTGTATAATTGGGATGTTCATCAACGGAGAATCCAACAAGCTATTGCCACGCCTACTTCAGAATAG